DNA from Rhinatrema bivittatum chromosome 16, aRhiBiv1.1, whole genome shotgun sequence:
atgaGGTTTTAGGTTCTCTCCTTGATAAAGATATGGCTAtttcaaaaactttttatttGCCTAGTTATAAGAAAGATACTAGAGAAGAAGGAGAAATGGATATTTTAATGCTCGCTAGGTCCAAATATATCTGCTTTTTTGGAAGCCTCTATTGACGATACTCCTGTGAAGGCCACTCTGTTGGTCTCTCGTTCTGTGCTGAGAAAGATAAAGATTGGGTCTTCCAAccatatttttcatgtaaagatttttccttttgtggGAAGAGGATTCAAATCTTCCCAGATGTAGCTAGACCTACACAAGCCAGGAGGACGCAGTTCCTCCTGCTACGACAGACAGTTAGTTCAAGTCTCCCTGCAAGCGTCTGGCTGAATATCAAAAGAATAGCTTTGTATTTATGGATCCTGTTCACCCTGAAACTTTTCTTTCTGATGAGAGTAAATAGTAGGAGGCATTTCTTGGAAGGAATGGTGGTGTTAAGTAATTAGATTCAGAGAGATAATGTACTCtcgttgtttctttttttatttttcactctttGTTTTCCTTATCTCTTCCCCCAATGTTTTCTTATGTGCCTAATTTTTGGACTATGAGGGAAGTGTAGATTATTATTATtccacattgtaactgaaaaaatggaataaagaataaattaaaaaaaaaaaaacaaaggcacCCGAGTACGCACGAATTTCCTGCTACAGGCACAAATAAAGAGTTTTGTAAAAGGGGAGGGGTGCAGGCATGGTCCAGGCAGTGCATgtgcattcctggatttcacaacgAAGCCAGCACGTAAGTACTTAATATGCACAAGCGCGCATcgggggtcccctaccgcgtacatttacttctgctatggatggcaatcaagtaataaaataaaaaaaatcgagGATAATcagcggagttttaagggtcggagcaaacaagggaaaagggaggctaataagctaagagggggaggggggttggacgtCCTGCCCctgggaacgaactggtgaaactggcaatgatgTGGACGCGCGCCCCTTCTAAAATTCCTCCACTCGCACGggggaagcaggatttgcacgcaCGCACGTGCGCCCACTTAAAAATTGCACCCACGTGCGAGCTCAGCCTGTCTTAGACCGTGCGCAcatatacgcgcgtatgttataaaaaaaagaggcatccGTGGGTGTGAGCCGGCAAAAGAGATTTCCccatttttgtgtctgtggggaaaatgctgATTACATCCGGCCCCTAATCATGTCCAACCAGTCAGCGTGTCAGGGCTGGCAGGCATCATCAAGGGGTCTGAAATCAGCAAAATGGAGCCACACATTTGACAAAATAGTGAAGCAGGTCTTATCAGCTGAAGAGATAAATCACTGGATATGTAAATCCTCCTCTGATCGATCTCCGGCTGCAGCAGGTGAGGCAGAAAATCTTCCAATGAAGGGTTTTCTCTGCCTTTTACCCTCTCCTTTGGAGCCTCTGGTCATCAGAGAGACGACTGTAATAGCTGACAAGAGAGCGCCCAGGACGGTGGCGGCGAGAATCCCCTTCATCCTGCAGTAGGACATCGAGGCCTTCTCTTCTTCTGCATGAAACAATGAAATGCATCAGTTTTACTCATAGCTGTGTAGCCAAAAGGGGTAGGCAAGACAGGACAGACAgcaagagaaggaaaggaaatgataatTGTAGTTTCAGACTTTGCATTTATATAGGGTGTGTGGGAGTAGAAAGGGAACGGTGGAGCTCACCCAGTGACTCTGAGGCACTGCTATCAGGAGGGGAGTCCTGGTTTCATCCCATGGGCCAGGACTCTGCCTTATGGGCCCAATCAGGGCTGGGGATGCCATGGGGGCTATGCTCACAGCCCCTGGGCTGGAAGAGGGAAATTCTGCTCAGCGTACGATGGCGACACCTAAGGGTCAGTCTTGGGGTCCATTTCAAGTTGGCTCTGGAGGGCGCCAGGATCTGCAGGCCCCAGCCAAGGATGGTTCCTGCAATGACCTGGCTAAAGTGAGTTGTGAGGGGATTTAAGGTGGGGaacaccccctccctccaggtagttgtgaatgaaggctgatgGCAACGATCTCCAGTAGACGTCAGCGTACATTCCTACATCAGTGCTTGCGTAAATCTTCCCCTTCTCGTTAACAGACTTTGCTGACCTTCATTCTGGGCATTGGTCAGGCTCAGTAAAGCTAAAAgagttgtgtgtggggggggggggctttatttTTAAGGTCCTAGAAAACATTTtccttaattttcttttctttttcttttttgttgttgttgttcctaTTTCTCTTATTTTGTATGACTTTATTTTTCTTGTGTAGCCCTGGAGTCTGTCTGCAGACTGTAGGCTGTGCTTTACCTCTACCCTTGCTCATACTCAGGATCCCCCTCTAGGGGGCGCACATCCCTGGTCTGAGTGGAAGTGAAGCATTTGAGGGGGACTCCTGATTCTAGGGATATCCCTTGTGAATCCCAGGATGTGGGTTGGATAGGGAAGAGGTGTTCTGAAGGAGGTCTCAGAAGGAGAGCGGGAATCCCACCTTGGGGAAAGGCGTTAGAGGGTCACAGAGGGAAAGTTCGTTTCCTTTTCCCTGAGCTGCAGAGAAATGCACCCCTTACCCTCTGACCCCTACCCAATCCAAAATCTTTACTCCCCCATCTTCTGTGAAGCCACAGAGTTGGTGCCAGAACAGAAACCCCCCTCATGAAGACTCTGAATTTTAGGTGCCCTAGCAGGGGTTACACTTATTTTACTCCTTTTTTTCGTTAGTTTAGTTTTTTGATATTTcgatatttttatcttttttttttttgcttatttttagtttttgcttATCTGAATTTTAGGTACCCAAGTGAAAGAGCTGAGTTTATATTTTACTACATTCTCAATCTGAGGTTACTGTTGCCTTTCCTGCAAGTGCCAGATTGAACTTTGAATTTATAAATATTGTTTTCGCGCAAAGCAAAATATGTTTCTGGGTTGCAGAATAGCTGTGTTTCCTGATTTGGCTAGCCCAACATCACTGAGACGGAAAGCATTTTTTGAGACTTACGCCAGCTCTCGCTGCACACAGAAAGTGTGGACTTAAATCTAGCCACTGGGTTTTGGCTGGCTGGatttaaaattttcattttcaGGCAGAGAATACGTTGAACTAAacagactaaggcctggattcactattctcgcagtACCGGGGCGGGGGAGGcagcctgcgaaagccagcagccatcacaccactacagtgtgctggctgccggcttttgcaacGACGACGCCCAGATTTTCACGTGCGAAATGTCCGTTTTTGCGTGTGATCCCTTTAGAGAATGACCACCTAAGTCAAGCACATAGCGCTGCCTCATCTCTAAAACGGAAATCATTATTTTATCACGTTATCCTGTCGATAACAAACCCAACAATTTCTCTTTTGATACCCATTCCATCACCCAAAATGTATGCAATCTGGGAGTCACAATTGCACAACCATATAAGAACCTTTACCAATCCCTCCTTCTACAAACTACTCTGTCACCTTCactccctcctgacccctcatATCCGCAAACCTTGAGGAAACCAGAGAACACGCCTTCTTCTCTACAGGACCACTCCTATGGAGAGTGCTACATAGCCGACTACTGGCCACACTACTGGCCCCCCCTGTACTCCCTGGTGCTTATATGTTGCTCCCCCATACCAAAGAATGATGTAACGTCCGGTTCTCTCCTGTTCATTTGATTTATGTATGTTCATAACATAGGAAGGGTGGACAATAAACacttttaaacaaacaaataaacaaatagccCCTTTCTCCTTTTGCAAGGTCTACATTCACTAGATAAAATGTCTGTAACCAAAGAAAAGTTTGTGAAAGCCTCTACTTCCCCTTAAGCTGCATTAGATATTATTGTACATTTCTTTTCTTGGTAATAAAGTTGTAGAACTTCCCCCTTCTCCCTGATGCAGGCTTCTTCGTGTagaatagaaatcaaataaataaaaatcattgaGTGTGCTGAGATGCCTTGCCAAGTAACTTTACCTTTCCCACAGGATTCCCAGGGCCTGACCCTTGTAGAATTCGCGCTGACGGGATTGCGGGCCGTGCAGGTGAATGTGAGACTGCGCTCGTTGGGTGTCAGGGAGAGGTTAAGCACCGATCCCACCTTCTCCGCTCCACTGACTTCTCCTGTCCAGGTGTAGCTCGCACCTTCTGATCCGGTCTCCACCGTACAAATCAACGTGACTTTGCAGGTTTTGCTCCCGGCGGTGTCTGCACTTCTGAAGACTTTAATATCTGGCTTTGGTAACCGTTCTGTGCaggtaacaaaaataaaaaccctaCAAAAGCTGGAGATACAGCTGTGAAATaaacctcccctttccctcccccacagaCAGAAAGCAAGGCAAGGGGACGTCTATGGTTAAATAGGAGCCCACAGCTCTGGTGTCCAGGGTGCAAAACTCTGCACCGATAAACGGGGGGATTTCTGGGTCTCAGCTCTTCTGGAGCATTTCTCCGGGGGCTTTattaaaaggggagggggattaTGATATTGATTGTACATCGCTTGGAGCGATTCATAAatagctttaaataaatacagtaaaaagaGCAATGTTTTTTGAGGGATGGGTGAggaggtcatttttttttttttgcctctttcaTAAAAAAATGTTCCTGTTAAACTTTATGGTGAGTAAATTAGTGCAAGTTGCTATTTCTTGTGCATTCTTTGCAAGTATTTTAGGTAAAATGTTTTATGTACTTCTCTGCTGGCACCTGGGCGTGAAGGGTGAATTTGTAGATTTGGTGTTAGTTGCAAATATTCCCTACAAATGGCACTTTCAGGTGGAAGCCATATGCTGTAGCCACCGCAGGGACCTAGCTTGCCAGCTCAGGCCATACTTTGCCCACCCTGGGGAGCTGAGCCTGCAGAGAATTCAGTTTCTTCAGGGAGCGACACGGCTACATGAAGTTGGTACTGAGCTTTCCTATTGTACTTATGGTGATAAAACGACGGCACGCATTGAGCAAATAAGGAATTGCAGCTTATAggaattttaaatcaataaataaatgtacacaaAACTTACTGAATACTTCAAGTTTATATTCCCATTGGATGGTGTCTATAGGTGGATGAAGAGTTGTTTGAGCTCTGTAATATCCACCGTCTTCCTCCCTCAGGTTCAGGATTTGTAAGGAGAAGCTCCCAGCAGGGACCCTGAGTCGATTCATAAAACCAGCAGCAAACACCCTGTCTATCTGCCCAAGCTTTGTGCGAGCTATAACACCACGTCCAGAGCTCCAGAAGATTTCATCAGCCTTCACTTCACTTTGATTCCCCAGAGGTAACATGACCGACTCTCCCAGAATCCCGAGCACGTCCTGCATGGGGTCTATTCCAGGGGCCCATCCTGAACCTGAGAAGCACAGAATCAGGACAGACAGTGAGACCCCACCTGGACAGAGGGCTGTAGggtcctggggtgggggatgggcagCAATGAGGCTTTTATGCTCTGAGGTTCACACTGCTCAGGGCCTCCCttccaactctcccatcttaaaaCCCCCAGTTGCCCTTGCAACCTCACCTCAGACACTCCACCCCCTTCCATCTGCATACACAGTTTTCCTAattaacagaaagaaaaaacttTCTTCTTCTTACTAAGGAGGAGCCTCAGTGCTATTAATAATTATTAAGGGTGGCTCAGCTGCACCAGTGTTTCTGAGACACCGAAGGAGCTGCACTGAAGAATCTGCTTGGGAGGGCCTGGGAAAATGGACCGCAAAGCCTGTtaaggctcctcctcctccaccttcatCTCTGCTTTTCCAGAACCAAAACTGCAGACTGCCTTTGTGCCTCCTTAAAAAGCCTGCTGCAAGCTGCTTGGGCCTGCACACGGAGCTGGGAGGCAAGTGGAGAGCTTTCTGCAGAGAGAAtgacttggtgggggggggggggggtagaaaggggagacatggaggagagggaagagaggaaagaactGACACCCATTGCAAGAAAAGCagagacacaggaacaagaaaagagatggagagaaaggaaaaacaaacaggaagagagaagcaAAGGCACAGGAGGGAAAGAAAAGCAGAGATCACAGAAGAGGCACAAGAAAGACGAGCAGAGACATAGACGGGTGAGACATAAAGcacagggagacagagaaaaacagagtcacccaagggagaaaagcagaggcacaggagagagagagagagaaagtactGAGAAAAGCATAGACACAGGGGAAGGGAGAAGCAGAAATATAGAGGATACAGGGAAGAGACATATAGGAAAGAGCAGAGAAACAGGGGAGAGAAacacagggaagaggaagagacaaGAGAAAGAGTAGAGAAAGGTGCAGAGACACTGATGAAAGGAGAGATAGGGAAGGGAGAAGAGCAAAGAGAAGGAAGAGTCACGGGAGAGAATGGAGATGAGCAGAGAAacaaagggaggggagagaggaaaagaggagaGGCACAGAGGAGAAACAGGACagaagagcagagacacacagtgataagagggggagagagaaaagcagagatATACTAGAGGAGAGAGGAGCTGGGCCAAAGGGAAAAGAAGACCAGAGAcacaggagaggggggagggagaagagcagagagaggtgcaggaaggaaggtgagagacagaaggatggaggggagagagaagaacaGTGACCCACAGTGAAGAGATAtataggaaggaagggaagggagagagaaaattaGAGACGCACGG
Protein-coding regions in this window:
- the LOC115077489 gene encoding SLAM family member 5-like, giving the protein MQDVLGILGESVMLPLGNQSEVKADEIFWSSGRGVIARTKLGQIDRVFAAGFMNRLRVPAGSFSLQILNLREEDGGYYRAQTTLHPPIDTIQWEYKLEVFKRLPKPDIKVFRSADTAGSKTCKVTLICTVETGSEGASYTWTGEVSGAEKVGSVLNLSLTPNERSLTFTCTARNPVSANSTRVRPWESCGKGKVTWQGISAHSMIFIYLISILHEEACIREKGEVLQLYYQEKKCTIISNAA